A stretch of the Flavobacterium aquiphilum genome encodes the following:
- the gloA2 gene encoding SMU1112c/YaeR family gloxylase I-like metalloprotein, whose amino-acid sequence MIRLNKIHHIAIICSDYEKSKHFYTSILGLTITQEIYREERQSYKLDLALNGNYIIELFSFPNPPKRVSRPEAAGLRHLAFEVDDIQETRKHIIEQGYTAEEIRIDEFTKKKFFFMADPDDTPIEFYEK is encoded by the coding sequence ATGATAAGATTAAACAAAATTCACCACATCGCTATTATTTGTTCCGATTATGAAAAATCAAAACATTTTTATACCTCGATTTTAGGACTAACAATCACACAAGAAATCTACCGCGAAGAACGACAATCCTATAAACTTGATTTAGCTCTTAACGGAAACTATATCATCGAACTGTTTTCATTCCCGAATCCGCCGAAAAGGGTTTCCCGACCGGAAGCTGCCGGATTACGTCACTTGGCTTTTGAAGTTGATGATATTCAGGAAACCCGAAAACACATCATTGAACAAGGTTACACTGCTGAGGAAATTCGTATTGATGAATTTACCAAAAAGAAATTTTTCTTCATGGCTGACCCGGATGACACTCCCATTGAGTTTTATGAGAAATAA
- a CDS encoding chloride channel protein, translated as MIPTVRNFQFTKLQKLVVVSILIGFLSAFLGIALKRLTEYYEGIFAHQATINPLYYIFFPIFGLSVIYFLREYLFKKKENKGIKEIFESTASKSQNLPNYKISSHFINGLLTVIFGGSTGIEVSTVVASATIGSVAQRKQNVFKEYKTELICAGVAAGITALFSSPIAGILFALEVISRKVTKTFLITNLIAVLTAFGLIFILDEKPLFIVNITTWYLKAIPYFILLGILAGFFSVYLTRCVLFFKNQFSKIDTHYYKIIIGSCILSISLLLFPQLYGEGYHSIKELTTNPNEMQLSFSLVLTFIGILVLKPIVTSATLVSGGDGGVFAPSLFIGAFLGLLVAMVLNTYFSANVIPLNFIVIGMAAVLSASIHAPFTSIFLVCGLTNNYTLFIPILVVCLISKYTAKMIYPFTVYTYSPSLVKQHVQ; from the coding sequence ATGATTCCAACTGTACGTAATTTTCAATTTACAAAACTGCAAAAATTAGTTGTTGTATCTATTTTAATTGGTTTTCTATCTGCATTTTTAGGTATTGCCTTAAAAAGATTGACTGAATATTATGAAGGAATATTTGCCCATCAGGCGACGATAAATCCTTTGTATTATATCTTTTTCCCAATATTTGGATTGTCTGTCATTTACTTTCTGAGGGAATATCTTTTTAAGAAAAAAGAAAACAAAGGAATTAAGGAAATCTTTGAAAGCACTGCTTCCAAATCGCAGAATTTACCCAATTATAAAATTTCGTCCCACTTCATCAATGGATTGTTAACCGTAATTTTTGGAGGTTCAACAGGAATCGAAGTATCCACAGTTGTCGCATCGGCAACAATTGGTTCTGTAGCCCAAAGAAAACAAAACGTTTTCAAGGAATATAAAACCGAATTAATTTGTGCCGGAGTTGCAGCAGGAATCACCGCTTTGTTCAGCAGTCCAATTGCGGGGATTCTTTTTGCTTTGGAAGTGATTTCAAGAAAAGTAACGAAGACATTTTTAATCACAAATTTGATCGCGGTTCTTACCGCTTTCGGACTTATTTTCATCTTGGACGAAAAACCATTGTTTATTGTAAATATTACCACTTGGTATTTGAAGGCAATCCCGTATTTTATTCTTTTGGGAATTTTGGCGGGTTTTTTCTCGGTGTATTTAACCCGATGCGTTCTATTTTTCAAAAATCAGTTTTCAAAAATAGATACCCATTATTATAAAATCATTATTGGTTCTTGTATTCTAAGCATCTCTTTGCTCCTATTCCCTCAACTTTACGGCGAAGGATATCATTCGATCAAAGAATTGACCACTAATCCAAACGAAATGCAATTAAGCTTTTCGCTAGTCTTAACATTTATCGGAATCCTAGTTCTAAAACCTATTGTCACATCTGCAACTCTCGTTTCAGGAGGAGACGGAGGTGTTTTTGCGCCGAGTCTTTTTATTGGGGCTTTTTTAGGGCTATTGGTTGCAATGGTTTTAAACACTTATTTTTCAGCCAATGTTATTCCGCTTAATTTTATCGTCATCGGAATGGCAGCAGTTCTTAGTGCAAGTATTCATGCTCCTTTTACCTCTATTTTCCTTGTCTGCGGATTGACGAATAATTACACACTATTTATACCAATTTTGGTGGTTTGTTTGATTTCTAAATACACCGCAAAAATGATTTACCCTTTTACCGTTTATACCTACTCACCAAGTTTAGTAAAACAACACGTTCAGTAA
- a CDS encoding YciI family protein: protein MKKAILTLLLLTNLNLLFSQEANSAYDEKLAKSLNADERGMKKYVFCLLKSGTNTTATKEETQKLFEGHMANINKLAKEGKLAVAGPFMKNERNYRGIYVFNVETIEEAQALVETDPAIKANLLEAELTPWYCTAALQETVKIHEKIAKNKF, encoded by the coding sequence ATGAAAAAAGCTATCCTTACCTTGTTGCTTCTTACTAATCTCAATCTGCTTTTCTCTCAGGAAGCGAATTCCGCTTATGACGAAAAACTCGCCAAATCCCTGAATGCAGATGAACGCGGAATGAAAAAATATGTATTTTGTCTCCTAAAATCAGGCACCAATACAACGGCCACAAAAGAAGAAACCCAAAAGTTATTTGAAGGTCACATGGCCAACATCAATAAATTAGCCAAAGAAGGAAAATTGGCTGTTGCCGGGCCTTTTATGAAAAACGAACGAAATTACAGGGGTATTTATGTTTTTAATGTTGAAACAATTGAAGAAGCCCAAGCTCTTGTTGAAACCGATCCGGCCATAAAAGCCAATTTACTAGAAGCCGAATTAACGCCTTGGTATTGTACTGCAGCATTGCAGGAAACAGTAAAAATTCATGAGAAAATAGCGAAGAACAAGTTTTAG
- a CDS encoding lipid A deacylase LpxR family protein yields MIYLVNIIIFKWIKNSKNTILFWIHDYKKYYTLSLLFLPLLSFSQRIDNTASFREIKSNHYFRYNYDNDFFANTDYYYTQGHNLELVSPKLLKNPINILFIKLKNSEQKYGASFEQMGFTPTSLKSNEILYDNRPFAAAAMLKPFLISTDTIHKTTLSSNLTIGIIGPYALGREIQTEIHEWISGTTPYGWQYQIQNDLILNCEISHEKQLYRLNNLFALNSNAKLRLGTLNTNISGGLTTTFGKINSPFVSLKNKNNFQIYGYWQGLVTVVGYDASLQGGLFNQNSPYVIANENMERFTFQKNFGIILHSKTFYLEYSRSALSKEFKTGRTHKWGGFRIGFTL; encoded by the coding sequence ATGATTTATCTAGTTAATATCATTATTTTCAAATGGATAAAAAATTCAAAAAATACCATACTTTTTTGGATCCATGACTATAAGAAATATTACACCCTTAGTTTACTCTTTTTACCTTTACTGTCATTTTCCCAAAGAATTGACAATACAGCTTCTTTCAGGGAAATAAAAAGCAATCATTATTTTCGTTATAATTACGATAATGACTTTTTTGCAAATACCGATTATTACTATACCCAAGGTCACAATCTTGAATTGGTAAGTCCAAAATTGCTTAAAAACCCAATAAATATATTGTTTATAAAATTAAAAAACAGCGAACAAAAATACGGGGCATCATTTGAACAAATGGGTTTTACACCAACAAGTCTCAAATCGAACGAAATCCTTTATGATAACAGACCTTTTGCGGCAGCAGCCATGCTAAAACCATTTTTAATTTCAACTGATACAATACATAAAACTACACTTTCTTCAAATCTAACTATTGGAATTATTGGTCCCTATGCTTTAGGCCGAGAAATACAAACTGAAATTCACGAATGGATTAGTGGTACAACTCCTTATGGTTGGCAATACCAAATCCAAAATGATTTAATCCTAAATTGTGAAATTTCACACGAGAAGCAATTGTATCGACTCAATAATTTATTTGCATTAAATTCTAACGCAAAACTCCGATTAGGAACACTGAACACAAATATATCAGGAGGATTGACGACTACTTTTGGAAAAATCAACTCCCCTTTCGTTTCCCTAAAAAACAAAAATAATTTCCAAATCTATGGTTATTGGCAGGGTCTTGTTACCGTTGTTGGATATGATGCTAGTTTGCAAGGTGGTCTTTTTAATCAAAATAGTCCCTATGTTATCGCTAATGAGAATATGGAAAGATTTACTTTTCAAAAAAATTTCGGAATAATTTTGCATTCCAAAACATTTTACCTCGAGTATTCTCGTTCTGCTCTTTCGAAGGAATTCAAAACAGGAAGAACACATAAATGGGGTGGATTCAGAATTGGATTCACACTATAA
- a CDS encoding HPP family protein encodes MPVQKIKRTYRKTKYILYKETLVDYKEQFWSFLGSFVGIGILAYIQSIHFKGNDAVYLIGSFGASSVLIYGIIQSPFSQPRNLVGGHLISALIGVTVHKLIPDIIWIAAPLAVSFAIILMQITKTLHPPGGATALIAIIGSDKIKALGYMYVFSPVLLGVLILLFTALIFNNMTPNRYYPTHKKYHQLRKRISKAIKI; translated from the coding sequence ATGCCTGTTCAAAAAATAAAGCGAACTTATCGCAAAACAAAATACATCCTTTACAAAGAAACTTTAGTCGATTATAAAGAACAATTTTGGTCATTTTTAGGCTCGTTTGTTGGTATTGGAATTCTTGCTTATATTCAATCCATCCACTTTAAAGGAAATGACGCGGTTTACCTGATTGGTTCTTTTGGAGCGTCGAGTGTATTGATTTATGGAATTATACAAAGTCCGTTTTCGCAACCTAGAAATTTGGTTGGCGGACATTTAATTTCGGCCTTAATTGGAGTTACCGTTCATAAATTGATTCCGGATATTATTTGGATAGCCGCTCCCCTCGCCGTTTCATTTGCCATTATTCTGATGCAGATAACCAAAACGCTGCACCCACCGGGAGGAGCGACAGCTTTGATTGCCATCATTGGTTCTGACAAAATAAAGGCCTTAGGGTATATGTATGTGTTTTCGCCGGTTCTGTTAGGTGTTTTGATTTTGCTTTTTACCGCATTGATTTTTAACAACATGACTCCAAATAGATATTATCCAACTCATAAAAAATACCATCAGCTTAGAAAGAGGATTTCAAAAGCTATAAAAATTTGA